GATACCTGGAATTTATTCAACATGTGAAGAATGTGCACCACATGTGCTTGGTTTTAGGGGCAGCTTATACAAGTCTTTCAAAAGTGAGGAAGAGGCTATTGAAGCGCACCAGGCTTTCTTTGAAGGAAGGTTGAATGAAGAAACACTTTCCAACGACATTGGTGTTGATTTTGTCCATTCTATGGCTGGGAATTgcaaatggaagaaagaaaaaagaaagaggttCTATGTTGTTTTCAAAGGAAATCGACCTGGGGTATATTTCAGCTGGGATGAATGTGCACCATATGTGATTGGTTTTAGTGGAAGTTTATACAAGTCATTCAAAACTAAGGATGAAGTTGTTGCTGCGTTCTACGCTTTCTTTGATGGAAATCAGAATGAAGAAGGAAGTTCTAGTGTTAGATCTATCGGTACTTTTGTCTCGGATTTAAATACAAACTCTGGTAAAATGGAGGACACTTATGCATATAGCAGCTTAAATTTGTTCATTTTAGGATGTATATTGGAttagtttttggttttttaagtggaatgttattttgaa
This genomic stretch from Diospyros lotus cultivar Yz01 chromosome 1, ASM1463336v1, whole genome shotgun sequence harbors:
- the LOC127788602 gene encoding uncharacterized protein LOC127788602, with protein sequence MEIKNKEKQRLYVVFKGMIPGIYSTCEECAPHVLGFRGSLYKSFKSEEEAIEAHQAFFEGRLNEETLSNDIGVDFVHSMAGNCKWKKEKRKRFYVVFKGNRPGVYFSWDECAPYVIGFSGSLYKSFKTKDEVVAAFYAFFDGNQNEEGSSSVRSIGTFVSDLNTNSGKMEDTYAYSSLNLFILGCILD